The sequence below is a genomic window from Lolium perenne isolate Kyuss_39 chromosome 4, Kyuss_2.0, whole genome shotgun sequence.
TGCAGAACATACTGCCAAGGGTCGTCACCGACAAGAAGGACATCGTGCTCCTAGTCGACGAATACAAGCTGCCAGCATGATCTCATGGGTGTTCCAATTGGCCCTCAAGGACAAATAGGCGCCGCAGTTCTCTATATAGTTTGTGATAGTTACTAAACCTAGTGATATCAAGCGACCTTCCTTAGGTTCCAGACTTGTAAACCTGTTATTGTTCACATATCAAAAGTGGGATTGAAATAAGATAGCAAAAAATCAGAGCACAGATTGTAGTTTCTTACATTAACTAAGCATCATGATGTTCCGAATCATCTGTTAAGGTTGAGATTCTCTACTGCACTTCGATTCTTGCATTCCACCTCAACAGTAATCGCATTTGTGGGCTTCCTGTTTTCTGTCTCCATCCTTCTTACCTTCTCTTTTTGTATGGCACGTAGCTCGTACCTGCAAGAACATGACATACTTTCAAAATCTTGATGCTGTCAATGACCCATGGTTAGAGAAAATGAGACTATCATACAACAGCTACAGCTAAAGTTTTTCTGACCACTGGACGTTTGACATTTTAGTCTACCATCATACATGATTGCCATTATGCTAGCCTGAATTATGGAAGTACAGCATGGTGTAGGCAAAATGGCTGCATATCAAGATTGCACTACAAGGTAACTTCAGTAGATTATTATTAAATCTTGCACAACTTAGTGAATACATCTTCAGGACAAACTAAGAACGGTAAATTCCGCTTTCAGATTCTTTGTAAACCCATTCGATATAGGCAGTAAAAGTTAGTGAATTGTTGCAATGAAAAGTCTCCAAGGCTCCAAAATCCATGATaatagttgctttacacttttccTAACAAACAGCTAGCTGTTTTTCAATTGGTAAACAGCCACTTTTTGAACCGTACGTCCCTTGTCCGAATCTCCGCGCAAGGCTTCTAGAGTAGTTGTTTTCAGTCGCGCGGCACTGTGGTTTCCGTTCAGGGTGTTTCCATTTTATTATTTATTTTTGAATCACGTTATCCATTCAGTCCTCCTTCGCTTCTCTCCTCTCTGTTCTCGCGCTTTGTCGCAGAGGTGGATCCATGGTGGAGAACGGCGGGGGTTCGCCGCATCCTGCTCATCCTGCCCCTGATGCGGCTTGTGTTGCGTGGACGGCATGTGCTCCTCGCTCGGCGGAGATGCGGGTAGTTCCTGCGGGGACACGTCGTCACGCTCGCTCCCTCGCTGGTGTCGGGTTGACGCCGCGAGCGGAGATGGGGGAGGTTGCCGCTCGCACCCTTGGCCGTCAATCTGGGAAGATGTACAGTACTATCGAGCGCGGAAGGCAAGTTCGACGCCGGCGACATGGGTAATTTCTCTCGGTGTTACTTCTCCTGCGTTTGCTGTTTGTAGAATTTGATGTCTCGATTTCACTGGAATTAGGGGCTTCCTGGCTCAATTTCATAAAGTACGTGGCGTGCTATGTATGTGGTCATGTGTGGTCAGTGCTATCATGTTCATCTgtagggtttgttgatgttgatttGGACGTAGTTAGATGTGCTCATTCTGGATCCATTGTATGAAATTTATGATTCGTTGTGAAGTTGGAGATGTTTCTAGCCTGTGGTATGAAGTTCATCTTCAGGTTTTTGTTGATGTTTGATTGGATGCAGGCAGATTTGCTCATTTAGGATCCATTCTCTGAAATTTAAGATGCGGTGTGTAGTTGGATATGTTTTTAGCCTGCGCTCTCAAGGTCATCTGCAAGGTTTCATGATTATTATTGGAGGTAGCCAGATGGGGGTTTCTATTACAAGGGGGTGATGAGTATGAGTTTGATTCTGAGTTAGATAGGTTTTAGCTTGTTGATTATATTAGGCTTTAGTTGATTTTCAGGTTCTAGGATTAAATTGGCTGTACAACACATGCAAGTTTCCCCGGATCTGGATCCACCTATCTAGATTATACACAGCTATACTACTTCGTCCATGTTGCTGGTGCATCACATAATCAACACTGCTAATATGCAGGTTTTCATACGCCACCTCTCATGGAATCAATCATGTGATGTCCAATGTCTGTCTTGGCAGATGCAAGTCTAAATTTAGTAGCTCAATGAGTTGCCCACTATGTTTCTGTTAACAAGCCCTTGTAGCATTCTTACATGTGAACTATCTGAATCTTAGGCAGTGTGTGTAAATTTTCTCTACACATGTATTATTACTTCTTATCATGGAATCTCCTGGCAGCCGGACTGCATTTTTTGTGTGATAGCCTTTGTTACTGTCTTTTATATCGATCCACTGTATATATATAGGAGATGCACATCCATGTTAAATACATCATGGTGAGTTATGTATGTGATCCTCTGACTTGATCTTTTTTCTGCTGTGTATGCCAGTTTAGTTTCATCTTTCCTCAGTTTTCTAGTTCTCTCAGTCTCTGAGTTTTTGAATGATTCAGTTTATATTTAATCATTTAAAATAACATTTGCTCAGTTAGTTATTTTCTCAGTTAATCTCAGCTTTGCTCAGTTTATTTTCTCATATTTGCTCAGGTTAAGTTTCTCAGTTTATGTTTGCTCAGTTTCACATTTTCATTTCTTCGGTTTAAGTTGCTCAGTATGTCAGTTAATATTGAGCCTTTAGTTCTTCAATTATAATTCTCTCAGTCTCTGAGTTTTAATTCGCTCAGTTTGCATTCCAGGTCCCCTTGTATTCCTCGCCGATCGGATCCACCCTGACCTACAGTCATCTTTTATTCATTTTGTCAGTCAtaatttttttttggttttaaGTCTTCAGTCTCCTCAGTCATTTATTTCATTATATTTTTTCCTGTTGTCATCTGTCATTTTCACTCATTCATATGTAGTTATTTTTAGTCATTTCTCAAGTCTTTAATTGTCACTTTTATGTGTTCACGAGTCTTCAATTCGTTCCTCACATGGCGCAGCCTTCCAAGCATCCACAAGCAGCCGGCCATTTGTAGATCTGGCCATTTGTAGTCTCCAATTCCTCTTTCTTCTTTCTATTCTTTCTTGAGTACCTCAGTACCTCAATCTCTAAGTTTTACTTTTATTTAGTCTTAGGTCATCAGTATTGTCCTAGTATCACTCCCTACCTAAAATTTGTCTTCATCCTTGAGTTCCGTCCACCACTTAATATTTTCTCTGTGTTAACTTTCAGTTTTCATTCCGAATATGCAGATGTGGTGCCATTTGTGTGGTTTGCCCGGCATCCTTTACCAGCGgaaagagtgttctttcttcagTAATTTTCTTCTTTTGTATTTCTCTCGATCTTGTTTTTTCTTCAGATTCTTGTTTCTTGCATCCCTCACTTTCTCTTTGTCGAGTATCTTCAAAAGTGttactgtttttttttctttattaTCTCATTTCTTTTAATGTTTTAGTCCTCTGGTTACTTTGTCCTCTCAGGTGTTGATTGGCTAACCCCTACGTCTCTTCCCCATGTTACTTCTTCATTGTATTTCCTTTTTCTGCAGATTTTCAGTTTGCAGTGGGTTAAGATGTGACATTTTCTTTAATCTCTTAGTTTAAATTCTGTTAGTTTGTCACTTATTTTATTTTTTAGTGTAAATTCCTCAAGGATCCACTCCAACATACGGCTTGAGGAGTTCTAAGTGACCAGTGACCCTGCTTGAGTATTCCTAAGGGATTTTCCATGCTAAACCGTACCCAGATAGTATTTGCTACACTCTGTCATAATGTCTAGCACTATGCATACGTCCCAGAATTAACTAGCTATTTTCATCCAGAAGTTTATTTGCAGTCTCTCTCTGCCATTCTTGGTATAGGTCCCTTTGTGTCTATATGTCCTTTATTGGTATAGAGCCCTTGTGTCTATCTATCCTTTATTCGCAGTCTCTCAGTTTTCAGTGTAATTGCTCAAGCGATATATGTGTTTCCACCTGTAGGTTTATTACACAATTACGCATGGGGTCTGTTGTCTCATTTCTTCAAAGAAGAGCATTTTCTTAAAAGCCAGGATGGAGTAGCACTGTATTGTGTAAGTCTGTTTCTTCTTCTGTTATTTAATTTTATCAGTTTTAGCTGCTCATATTTTTGTCTTCGTACCTCTATTGCTGGTGTACAAATCAGGCGCAAGTAGCACCACCTCAAACTGAAAATGTACCTTTTCTCCCCATGCTCTCTGTCAGTTTTTGTTCCCTCACTCCGTTAGTGACCCtagatgtgtgtgtgtgtgtggtgggggggcgggggggggggggggggctattcTCGTTGTCATACTGTTCTATCTATGTTTCTTCGCAATGTTTTAATTTTCTATCATTTCAATGTAAGTAGGGGGACACTCAAGATCCTTTTTAGTGGAAAAGGATTTTAGAGGGTTTTGTGTATGTGGATGTGTGAATCGACTCCCATGTATTGCAAAGTAGGACTGTGACCTTTTTTCAGTCTTTAGTTGTTGGTGCAGCATTTtcctaactttttttttttttgtcaaaaCTCCATGCAGATTCATCTTTTGTTCGATTTTGGCACTATCAGCGAGTATAAGGATGTAATTTAAGTGTTTTTCTGACACATGAAAGTTGAGCTTTTCGTTTCTAATACATGTGTGCATCTTCTGCCCTGGAACGAAAAAATCTTCAAGAAATGAAGGTAGCTATGAGGATCTATGTAAGGGAGTTCAGGGACCGTACCTTAGCATCTCCAATTCGAAGCATGGTTTCTTGCAGTATTTCCTTGCCTTTCTTCTTGTCTGATGGCTGCTCTTCTTTTTCCTCCATTGTTACTCTGTTTTCTTCTCGATCTAGATCCAGAGAGGAGGGACTGCTTGGAAGTAGTGGTTGAAAGAAGTGGTTGGAGCACATGAACTGTTTTGCTTGCTGGAGAAGAAGGTCGAACAGGTACAAGATGCACGCGAGCTTTTTACTGATTATGGGATTTCCTCTGTAATGGGTTTTTCAGAACTCAACATTGACTCAACTCAGAAATCAATGGGACTCAAACACATGCCGTGTAACGAAAATGTATCTGTTTTGCTAGACTGAAACAGACAGTTTTTGATTAATTGAGTTGTTTTCTCTGGTATACAGTTGTCACCATTTGATTGGTTCTAAAAAAGTGTCTGTTCCCCAATTGGAAAACAGACATCTGTTAGATAGTCACCCCCTTTAAATTGATGCTCAATTTTTGCAAAGTACCCTTTTGCTGTCTCACAATCAGGAAGGGCTCCCCTCATACTCTGTGTAATGGAGCCCTTTATCATCATAAGGCACTTGCGATTAGAGTCATCCCACTTAGCCTTAATAATGTCATATTCCTTCTTGAGGGCTTCATAATTTTCATTATTTTCTTTAGGCACCTCAGGAGGATCATTAAGGAGAGCATAATCAATATTGAGTAAGGCCATAGTGATCTCAAGCTTCTCCTTCCACGTGACATAATTGCTGCCATTTAGCTGTTCGATGCCATTTAGCATTCCAGCAATATTAGAGACATTAGTTGCTGCAAAAGAAAAATTCAAAATGCTTTAGTaagcatcatcataatcatcattaaattttattgatcaaattcaAATCAGCTTTGGCCAGAGATGAAAATGAACAACAAAATTTTGTGGACAAATATTCATCAATTAGCTTTGGCCAAATTGATAAATAGAAGCCACACATTAATGATCCTCATTCATTATTTTCTTTTACCGACCCGGTTCACATCAGCTTTGGCCAGAAGTGAAACAGACCAATAAAAGAATTTTGCAGTTAAAATGCCCGTCAAACAACTTTGGTCAGAATGACAAGGCATAAAACCACACTTTATTTGAGGATCCATAAACTTTATTTTGTAGCGAAAGCATTATCACATAATAATTATAGTGATGAAAATCACCATAATTCATTAATCATAAACAAACTTAATAATAAATGTAATAACAACATGTAAATTAACTAGGCATGGTAATTAAAAAAAAATGTGTCCTAAAATAGACATAATAAATTTATGCAGGAAAAATCAGCCTGAAAATAATTATTTCAgccccaattttttttttttttatattgCATAATAATTATTAACCGGGCGAAATTGGCCCAGCCCAGTATTTGCTCCCCCTGATCCCCTCTTGGGCCACAGCCCATTTGCAACATGCCAGGACGACCTGAACCGTCGGATGCAATCCGACGGCCAGGAACGACCGCAGCTCTGTCGAGCGGTTCCGAGCGGCGCCCTGCGCGAGGCGAACGAGCGCGTGCGGGCGTCCCCGCGACGGCGTCGATGGCCAGCGCAAGTCCGGCACCGCGGCGGCCTTCAACGGCGACGAGCGCGCGAGGAAGGAGCGCCGGGGTCCGGTGCGGTGGACGGCAGGTCCTCTCGGGTGTGTGCCCGAGCAGAACCGCCATCATAAAATGGTGGCACCGGCGCCGCCGTGGCCAGCGACGGCGACGACACCCATAAGGTAAGTTTCCACCGCCATGATTcttaaattagggttagggttccgaAAATTTGGGGAATTTCATAATTTAGGATTGATTATGGCATCAAATCAATCCGTCCCCACTTCAATTCATACTTAACCGAAACCATGAGCATCAAAACAGGGGAAATTTTCATCACTTTAGGGTTTCGGATTGGGGAAAATCATCTTAAGAATCACGTTATAGGTTTCCCCTTAAATCTTTAGCATAAACCAAAACCACAAGCTTTATTGCAGGAGGGAAACACATAATTGCTTAAATTAGAGTCTCGGATTTGGGAAAAACATCAAGATTTATGCAAAATTTGCTTCTTTCCCCATCAATTTGTTACATAACCGAAACTCTTGAtccaaattaggggtaaaaacatAGGAATTTCTGTTCTAGGGTTTCTAGAAATAGGGGATTTTCAGTTGTTGCATCAGACCCCCTTTTACTTAACTTCATAATTGAAACCCTTGAGCTTCAAAAGATTTGTTAGGGCCAGAAAAAAGATCAAGCCAAAAAAAGGAAGAATAGCTTGATACTTaacataaacttgataaatcaagCATGAACTTGAGCATAAGAGGGCTCAAACTTAAGAGCTAGGTGCTACGATACCATTGTTGGATCCAAAGAGATCAACTAGCTCTAGTTTGAGCCACAAAAGAATAAGATCGAAATACCTTGGTGCGAAGATGATGCCATGCCTCCTCTTGTTTAATTGCTCACACCAGGATGGAGCAATTTGTGCTAGGTTCTTCCTAGTGCTTTAGTGCTAACTTTGATCGGTGGCTTGTTCTTGAGAGAGAGTGTGTAAGAGAGAAGGCAGAGAGCAGCAGCCGTCTTCAACCTCTCCTCTTCTAGGTCATTTGACCCCTTTTATATGTTTAGCACTATGCACTAGGGGAACCAGCACCGTTGGATCAAAATCGATGTCTCCGATCAAGACAACACATAAGGATAGGTGGCCATTTACTGTAGCACCGCCCTACTGTAGCACCGTCCTACTGTAGCAACCCAAAAAGATCTGACCTAGGAGAGCAGCCTAGATCACCAAAATATCCAACAGAAGGTTCTTTATACAGGACGTGCTGTTCACGAATTCCCTGCACGCGCGAAGGTGCGGCAGCACTATAAGGAACAGCATAGAAGCACAGAACATCATTAGGAGGATGGTTGCAGAACTTACTGCCAAGGGTCATCACCGACGAGGACATCGTTCTCCTAGTCAACGAATACAAGCTGCCAGCATGATCTCATGGGTGTTCCAATTGGCCCTGGAGGATAAATAGGCGCCCCAGTTCTCTATATAGTTTGCGATAGTTACTAAACCTAGTGATATCAAGCGCCCTTCCTTAGGTTCCAGACTTGTAAACCTGTTATTGTTCAGATAACAAAATTGGGATTGGAATAAGATAGCAAAATATCAGAGCACAGATTGTAGTTTCTTACACTAACTAAGCATCATGATTTTCTGAATCATCTGTTAACGTTTGAGATTCTCTACTGCACTTCGATTCTTGCATCTCCACCTCAACAGTACTCGCATTTGTGGGCTTCCTGTTTTCTGTCTCCATCCTTCTTACCTTCTCTTTCTGTATGGCACGTAGCTCGTACCTGCAAGAACATGACATACTTTCAAAATCTTGATGCTGTCAATGACCCATGGTTAGAGAAAATGAGACTATCATACAACAGCTACAGCTAAATTTTTCTGACCACTGCACGTTTGACATTTTAGTCTACCATCATACATGATTGTGCTAGCCTGAATTATGGAAGTACAGCATGGTGTAGGCAAAATGGCTGCATGTCAAGATTGCACTATAGGGTAGCTTCAGTAGATAATTCTTAAATCTTGCACAACTTAGTGAATACATCTTCAGGATGAACTAAGAACGGTAAATTCTGCTTTTCAGATTCTTTGTAAACCCATTCGATGTAGGCAGTAAAAGTTAGTGAATTGTTGCAATGAAAACGTCTCCATGGCTCCAATAATCCATGATACTAGTTGCTTTATTGAGATAATGATGCTATTCGAGAAAAAAATATGAAACCAACAGGACTAGTATTATAGCTAAATCTAGTGGAGTTACACCTGAACAAATACTTGAGCAAACAGAGACAGTTTAAATGATGACCTTGAAACATTGGAGATCCCTTTTTGCTGAATGTATCGAAACAGAGGTACTCACATTTGGCATACTTTAATTTCTTTGGATGAAATTCGGTTTTACATACATGGGTGGCAAATCAAAGCTGATATGTAAGAGAACTGCGTATACAGAGGTTGGcactttgcatgattgatcttataaaagatctatTCCCTTATCTGTTGAATTTTTGTGTACAAGTACAGAAAATGTCACCGTGCGTGAGGGAAATAGCTATGTTTGGACACCGAATTGCATTATGGATAGCAAGACTACAATTCCTCGCTGAATATTTACAAAATCAGAGCTATTCTCAAGTTAGTTTGCACCCGATGTTGAATCGTGGGGGCTAATTTCTACACATAACCAGTACTGCGATGGGGATCAACACGATGAAGCTAATTAACTAAGCTCTCCGACTTGCACAATTATGCACTTAAACATGGGCGAAAGCAAAACAAGGTAAAAGAGCTTACGGTAAGATGTAGCTCCTGGCGAGCAGGAAGTATAATGTCCAGAACTGCTCATCCTTCATTTGGCGTGGGCACAGGTCATACCGAATCTTAGCGAGTTCCTGCAGAGAGCACACACACAGACATTTCAGAGCCTAAGAAAAAAAAAGTGGCCACGCGACACGAGATCCGGAGGGAAACCTACCTTGGCTCTGGCGAGCACGAGGACGGCGTGCCGCTGCTGCCAGTCCGAAAGCTCGCCGTCCGCCGCCTCCGCGGAGTTCACCTGCGGCAAACCACTTTCAGAAACCGGGTCTGGAGGAGTGGCTTGGTGGAGCTGGAGGGCGGACGACTTGAAGGCGTCGGAGGAGAGCGTCCGGAGGAAGTCGAGGAGCGGTGGCGTCATgccgagctcctcctcctcctcggcggcggaGGGGGCGACGGGTTTGCTTGGGCCGTCTCCGCTTCTGCTCCGGCGGCGGAACGGCCACGTGAAAGAGGCGAAGGCCATGGAGCAGGTGCGCTGCGACGcgaaccggcggcggcgacgacgacgtcGACGGCGATCTGATTGGGCTCCGAAGGAGCAAGGTTTCGTCACGAGTTCAGCGAGCCTCTCCGAAACGAAAAGGAAAAATAAAAGGAGAGAGGACGAAAGGATGCAAAATATTTTGTTGGACCCGCTGGGCCGTCTCTGTTTTCCAAGCCCAACTACGCGAATCACCGCAAGCTCGTACCACAGAGGCGTCGGGTGCGAAACTTTAGTCCCACCTCGGAAGTCTAGGAGCAGCCGGAGCGGTTTATAAGGCGGAGACTGAGCTTGGGTAGCACGACCTTACTTGAACAGGATCTGTTCTATAGGATCGTACCGCTGCATCCTTTACCAATAAGGAGGCAAGCACTTAAGTCTGGTTGATGCATTCTGACCTCTGGGCCAGAGCGTGATTAACGGCCAGGGTTCTCCTGATGGGAGCAATCCGACGGCTGTAGAGGATCGTTCCTGCCCAGCTAACCCCTGGTGCAGGGTGGCCCAGAGGTTGTCTGACAGGCTCCACACATTTTTTTGCTATTTCGGATTTTAACCACATAACGTTTATTCTGTAAACAAAAGTTCAAAACATTTGAGAGTTTGGCAACCGATATGTTCTGTCCCCTTTCCTCTCTGATGGCGATGGAAGCGAAATGCATTTTGTGATGGTATCTCTGTGTGTTTGCTGCAGTGGATAGAGTTACAGTTCTGAGGTTGTACAGACTCCACAAATTTGCTTTTTAAAAATCCTTTGGTATTTCAGGTTTTAGCCACAAAAGCTCTTCTTTAATCAAAGCATTTGATTAGTTGATTTGCTGTGTATTCCCCCTCCAAAAAAAATAGTTGTGTTCGATCTCGTTTTTCTCATACATCAGCACCCCTCCAAAAAAAACAGTTGCATTTGATATCGTTTTTCTCATACATCAGCACCCCTCCAAAAAAAAACAGTTGCATTTGATATCGTTTTTCTCATACATCAGcacccctcaaaaaaaaaaaacagttgcATTTGATCTCGTTTTTCTCATACATCAGCAGAATATATGAGGATGCCAAATATTTTGTCCCTACATTTCCCAAACGCTGTTATTTTCGTCAATCACCTAAAATTTACGCAATACAGTATCTgcaatcaaaaaaaaaaatcaaagctGTATAGCTATCACATATTATCAACGGCCTCTAGAAGCAGTGAATCTCCTTGGAGATGGACTCGCCCTCTTGCTCGCTACATGCTTACGCTCCCCTTCGTATGGCAAGACATCGTCTTCGCTGCCATCATCCTCTCTGAATTCCCTCCGAGCTGGTCCAGCCCTTCTGCTTGATACATGCTTGCGCTCCCCGTCGAATGGCAAGACATCGAATTCGACATCATCGTCATCTTTCCTCAATCCCTTACGGGCTGGTGCCTCCCTTCTGCTTGATACATGCCTGCGCTCCCTTTCATATGGCAAGGCGTCGTCTCCATCATCACCCTTCCTGCTATTGCCAGCGTACCCCCTCTGGGCCGGTGGCGCCCTTCTACTCGGTACATGCTTGCGCTCTGTTCGCATCACCTCTTCGTCGCCATCGTCATCTTCATGAGCGTCGAAACTTCTGCCACTGTCAGCTCCCTTGGTGTTTCTCCATACATCATACCCAAGCTTACTATCCTGGGTATCATCTTCAGGGCGGTCGTGGCTGCACTTCTTGCACTCCTGGTTGCGACGGAAGTTCACAAAGTCACATCTATAAAGGGAGATAATGTCTGATTAGTTCATAAGCAGGGAAGGGTACCAAATGGGATGAGTGTGAAGTCACATACGAGGGGCATTCCCACTCTCCAGGGTTGAGCTGCCTCTTTGGCCGATGCCCTTCACATTTAAAACACATCTTGTTGCGAGAGAAGTTCATAAAGTTGCACCTGAAAAGCACATTCAAATGATTAAATAAAATAGAGCAGTGAAACTAGGAGAAAAATTATATAGGACTAGGTAATTACTGTGGACAGATCCAATCTCCCATTTTCATTTCAGTGGTGTCTGCTTCAATCTTCTTTGGTCCAGCTTCTTTGCATTCGAGACATTGTCGATTCCGAGCAAAATttaagaagttgcagctggcagaATACAGAAAAAATTATTAATGAGACAATAACAAGCAACTAATAGTCCAACTTCCTTTCCACACACACAAGAAAATAAAAGTAAGACAGTGGGACGAAGAAGAAAGGCCACCAATTAAACTTAGCTTTCCCACAATAGTATAAATATAATATAAAAGGCACCAAATAGAAAATTGATCATAAACAACATGCATCCCATCTAAATGGTGCATTATGACCCGCTGACGAAATTTGCACAGGTTCTGAACCTCCTAGTAATAGTTGATTCTAGGATCCAATCAAGGTCACTTTatgttttgggacggagggagtaccaacAAACTTTAACTACAGCCTCAGGGATGAGGTTTATAAGTTGATTTTAGAAGGTTCCCTTTGCTTCTGAGATCACCTCCTAATCTTTTATTAGATACTATGGATATGCTAGGGAGTCGAGAATCCTATAACAACATTAGGTATTTCAAGCTTGCCTTCAAGAAAcaatagatacatctgaattttgtCCAAGTTTCCATGGAGAGACTATGGCTGAACATGCAAATAGACTTGGCTAAACACTGCACGTACAGTAGAATATATTATGCTATAGAAAATCAATCCAGAACTGATATTACTTCAAAAACTCTTTCGTAAAAATATATATATTTGAAACTGAGGCACGGGATTGCAGCAGGAGCTTGATGACACTGTTAAGGAGCATTGGGTTAAGTACAGTAGAATACACTGTAACTAAGCAAGTCAAAAGCTGAAAGTGCAAATAATGAAACAGAAAAAATAGGACAATTTCACCAAGAAATTCAGAATTTTTAACATGGTAGGAGCAAAATCTAGGAGAAAAACCTGACCGCCATACAGTAATAACAAAAGGAGGTATTCTGAATCATATAAAAGATGCAGTAAGAAAAGGACAAAATGAGTTGTGGTTAGTGGTACATGAGGATACAGCGACTGCCATGAAATGGATTTTTTTTTTATAAAACAGTGAAAGCATTATAAT
It includes:
- the LOC127293216 gene encoding uncharacterized protein, yielding MAFASFTWPFRRRSRSGDGPSKPVAPSAAEEEEELGMTPPLLDFLRTLSSDAFKSSALQLHQATPPDPVSESGLPQVNSAEAADGELSDWQQRHAVLVLARAKELAKIRYDLCPRQMKDEQFWTLYFLLARSYILPYELRAIQKEKVRRMETENRKPTNASTVEVEMQESKCSRESQTLTDDSENHDA